One window from the genome of Tachysurus vachellii isolate PV-2020 chromosome 5, HZAU_Pvac_v1, whole genome shotgun sequence encodes:
- the leng9 gene encoding leukocyte receptor cluster member 9 isoform X1 — translation MEPNEDKPTGETQADPDASKQDHADLDICKYFLRGKCHFGDRCRLSHSSASTSATCHKSEETEEKGCKKRKTRRKSGKSYKAQDDESNGPQKRQRMRTADDVISRILWDNSVDPADFIVGHLDRFLGVLERPFCDFSWDTQVCDCDYSEEMAIPRHRIQYFSYKGQRVWDRDSRTDHVFGSTGQSVMSPFDTGDQPQEIAAPHTAEDEEGLSVDKNEQGSVNHSLMEAADQETLGDAEETSDCSPNIQMDKGCEEADLAQQAEGLSISPGKEHITKQDEWIDSWDKQEGKDEEAEHVQPLPQEPRPGRQRRKPTHFICFRVDSPAALRAFHLVQRKVMTHLPQSEPWWVKPESLHITLSLLVLQGPADVFAASELLRSLVKNFYKPPTSVFFTPRLRHFNGKVLHVAPQPLSDIQTLNAPLQEAFREKGWLHRDSRNPTYHLTLAKVTDVEEERIFEDVWKIKLAKDLNFGKLTVGNLYLCVNSVPRTADGFYETVCSVPWPTV, via the exons ATCCTGATGCATCTAAACAAGACCATGCAGACCTTGACATCTGCAAGTATTTCCTGAGGGGCAAGTGTCATTTTGGAGATAGATGTCGCCTGTCTCATAG TAGTGCATCTACATCTGCAACTTGTCATAAatcagaagaaacagaagagaaaggaTGCAAGAAACGTAAAACCAGAAGAAAGTCAGGCAAATCATACAAGGCCCAAGATGATGAaagcaacg ggCCTCAGAAGAGGCAGCGAATGCGCACAGCAGATGATGTCATCTCCAGGATACTGTGGGATAACTCTGTGGACCCAGCGGACTTTATAGTGGGCCACTTGGACCGCTTTCTGGGAGTTCTGGAACGCCCTTTCTGTGACTTCTCATGGGACACTCAG gtgtgtgactgtgactatTCAGAGGAAATGGCTATTCCTCGTCACAGGATCCAGTACTTTAGCTATAAAGGCCAGCGTGTGTGGGACAGAGACAGTCGAACTGACCATGTGTTTGGCTCCACAGGGCAGTCAGTTATGTCCCCATTTGATACGGGGGATCAACCACAAG AAATTGCTGCTCCACACACAGCAGAAGATGAGGAAGGATTGTCTGTCGATAAAAACGAGCAGGGTTCCGTAAACCACAGCTTAATGGAAGCTGCAGACCAAGAAACTCTTGGTGATGCTGAAGAAACGTCAGACTGTAGCCCAAATATACAAATGGACAAAGGCTGTGAGGAGGCAGATCTAGCTCAGCAGGCAGAGGGACTATCCATCTCACCCGGAAAAGAACATATCACAAAACAGGATGAATGGATAGACAGCTGGGACAAGCAGGAAGGGAAGGATGAAGAGGCAGAGCATGTGCAGCCCTTACCTCAAGAGCCACGCCCAGGCCGCCAACGACGTAAACCCACTCATTTCATTTGCTTCCGTGTGGACTCACCTGCAGCCTTGCGGGCTTTCCATCTTGTCCAGAGGAAAGTTATGACCCACCTGCCTCAATCAGAGCCATGGTGGGTGAAACCAGAGTCACTGCACATTACTCTATCACTACTCGTTCTTCAAGGCCCCGCGGACGTCTTTGCTGCTAGCGAGCTCCTTCGCTCATTGGTCAAAAACTTCTACAAACCACCCACCTCTGTCTTCTTCACTCCTAGACTGAGGCATTTCAATGGAAAAGTTCTCCATGTAGCCCCTCAGCCACTTTCAGACATCCAGACCCTGAACGCTCCCCTTCAGGAAGCATTCAGGGAGAAAGGTTGGCTACATCGTGACTCACGAAACCCCACCTACCATCTCACGCTAGCTAAAGTAACAGACGTGGAAGAAGAAAGGATATTTGAAGACGTGTGGAAGATTAAACTGGCTAAGGATTTGAA
- the leng9 gene encoding leukocyte receptor cluster member 9 isoform X2 → MEPNEDKPTGETQADPDASKQDHADLDICKYFLRGKCHFGDRCRLSHSASTSATCHKSEETEEKGCKKRKTRRKSGKSYKAQDDESNGPQKRQRMRTADDVISRILWDNSVDPADFIVGHLDRFLGVLERPFCDFSWDTQVCDCDYSEEMAIPRHRIQYFSYKGQRVWDRDSRTDHVFGSTGQSVMSPFDTGDQPQEIAAPHTAEDEEGLSVDKNEQGSVNHSLMEAADQETLGDAEETSDCSPNIQMDKGCEEADLAQQAEGLSISPGKEHITKQDEWIDSWDKQEGKDEEAEHVQPLPQEPRPGRQRRKPTHFICFRVDSPAALRAFHLVQRKVMTHLPQSEPWWVKPESLHITLSLLVLQGPADVFAASELLRSLVKNFYKPPTSVFFTPRLRHFNGKVLHVAPQPLSDIQTLNAPLQEAFREKGWLHRDSRNPTYHLTLAKVTDVEEERIFEDVWKIKLAKDLNFGKLTVGNLYLCVNSVPRTADGFYETVCSVPWPTV, encoded by the exons ATCCTGATGCATCTAAACAAGACCATGCAGACCTTGACATCTGCAAGTATTTCCTGAGGGGCAAGTGTCATTTTGGAGATAGATGTCGCCTGTCTCATAG TGCATCTACATCTGCAACTTGTCATAAatcagaagaaacagaagagaaaggaTGCAAGAAACGTAAAACCAGAAGAAAGTCAGGCAAATCATACAAGGCCCAAGATGATGAaagcaacg ggCCTCAGAAGAGGCAGCGAATGCGCACAGCAGATGATGTCATCTCCAGGATACTGTGGGATAACTCTGTGGACCCAGCGGACTTTATAGTGGGCCACTTGGACCGCTTTCTGGGAGTTCTGGAACGCCCTTTCTGTGACTTCTCATGGGACACTCAG gtgtgtgactgtgactatTCAGAGGAAATGGCTATTCCTCGTCACAGGATCCAGTACTTTAGCTATAAAGGCCAGCGTGTGTGGGACAGAGACAGTCGAACTGACCATGTGTTTGGCTCCACAGGGCAGTCAGTTATGTCCCCATTTGATACGGGGGATCAACCACAAG AAATTGCTGCTCCACACACAGCAGAAGATGAGGAAGGATTGTCTGTCGATAAAAACGAGCAGGGTTCCGTAAACCACAGCTTAATGGAAGCTGCAGACCAAGAAACTCTTGGTGATGCTGAAGAAACGTCAGACTGTAGCCCAAATATACAAATGGACAAAGGCTGTGAGGAGGCAGATCTAGCTCAGCAGGCAGAGGGACTATCCATCTCACCCGGAAAAGAACATATCACAAAACAGGATGAATGGATAGACAGCTGGGACAAGCAGGAAGGGAAGGATGAAGAGGCAGAGCATGTGCAGCCCTTACCTCAAGAGCCACGCCCAGGCCGCCAACGACGTAAACCCACTCATTTCATTTGCTTCCGTGTGGACTCACCTGCAGCCTTGCGGGCTTTCCATCTTGTCCAGAGGAAAGTTATGACCCACCTGCCTCAATCAGAGCCATGGTGGGTGAAACCAGAGTCACTGCACATTACTCTATCACTACTCGTTCTTCAAGGCCCCGCGGACGTCTTTGCTGCTAGCGAGCTCCTTCGCTCATTGGTCAAAAACTTCTACAAACCACCCACCTCTGTCTTCTTCACTCCTAGACTGAGGCATTTCAATGGAAAAGTTCTCCATGTAGCCCCTCAGCCACTTTCAGACATCCAGACCCTGAACGCTCCCCTTCAGGAAGCATTCAGGGAGAAAGGTTGGCTACATCGTGACTCACGAAACCCCACCTACCATCTCACGCTAGCTAAAGTAACAGACGTGGAAGAAGAAAGGATATTTGAAGACGTGTGGAAGATTAAACTGGCTAAGGATTTGAA